In one Syntrophales bacterium genomic region, the following are encoded:
- a CDS encoding integration host factor subunit alpha, whose translation MTKIDIVHDIYEKMGISKKDAARILDSLFELMKSKLARGEKIKISGFGSFVVKEKRSRKGRNPQTGAEIIISARRVLTFKSSQVLRKAINS comes from the coding sequence ATGACGAAGATAGATATTGTTCACGATATTTATGAGAAGATGGGGATATCAAAGAAAGATGCGGCTCGCATTTTGGATTCACTTTTCGAACTTATGAAGAGTAAGCTTGCCCGCGGTGAAAAGATAAAAATATCTGGTTTTGGTAGCTTTGTCGTTAAGGAGAAAAGATCACGAAAGGGGAGGAACCCGCAGACAGGGGCTGAAATAATTATTTCAGCGAGAAGGGTATTGACCTTCAAATCAAGTCAAGTTCTCAGGAAAGCCATAAACAGTTGA
- a CDS encoding MerR family transcriptional regulator has protein sequence MENNNIPDKEFFRIGEVSRIVGVQPHVIRYWESEFKLVKPVRTSSDQRLFRRKDVETLLMIKDLLYKEHFTIKGAKKELIKRIKEKENRANLLIRIKNELLIIREMLS, from the coding sequence ATGGAAAACAATAATATTCCCGATAAGGAGTTCTTCCGAATCGGGGAAGTGAGTAGGATAGTTGGGGTCCAGCCTCACGTAATCCGATATTGGGAATCAGAGTTCAAATTAGTAAAACCTGTAAGAACCTCTTCGGATCAGCGTCTATTCAGACGAAAGGACGTAGAAACACTTCTTATGATAAAGGACCTTCTCTATAAGGAGCATTTCACCATAAAAGGTGCAAAAAAAGAGCTTATAAAAAGAATAAAAGAAAAAGAAAATCGCGCCAACCTTCTTATACGCATCAAAAATGAGCTTCTGATAATAAGGGAAATGCTCTCTTGA
- a CDS encoding PxxKW family cysteine-rich protein produces the protein MSKRGCTFTGGSCLPIIDKCEGCERAKPFESGTYCSIYADPGSKWVLGLCPMATHIKREYREVTQKINPLKAAKRAARSRRK, from the coding sequence ATGAGTAAAAGAGGTTGTACTTTTACAGGTGGCAGTTGCCTTCCCATTATAGACAAGTGTGAAGGCTGCGAAAGAGCAAAACCCTTCGAAAGTGGAACCTATTGTAGTATCTATGCAGATCCAGGAAGCAAATGGGTGCTTGGTCTCTGCCCTATGGCGACCCATATAAAGCGGGAATACCGTGAAGTTACACAAAAGATAAATCCACTTAAGGCTGCAAAAAGGGCTGCTCGATCAAGAAGAAAATAG
- a CDS encoding PTS system mannose/fructose/sorbose family transporter subunit IID, protein MQSKHLVDIFFRSMLINSSLNFKRMQNIGFAYSLLPILGYKKFSPVLRLQFLKRHLSYFSTNPQIVAPIIGVISRLEEGNDAEESGDYIVKIKKSMAGPFAAIGDVFLGKGMCLLASIAAVMASLSQLLSAPLVFIVFYVPPQLWLRIKGFIEGYRQGLNIISFFNALRLVSKAGLLQFVTVGLIGVTSVFWAVNSLHYLFCPINLLERGVFTWVLVVLCYLLIERGVSLVAIVYVFCLLACLIMYAVH, encoded by the coding sequence GTGCAGTCCAAACATCTAGTTGATATTTTCTTTAGATCCATGCTTATAAATTCTTCATTGAATTTTAAGAGAATGCAGAATATAGGTTTTGCCTATTCTTTACTTCCCATTCTCGGTTATAAGAAATTTAGCCCTGTGTTGAGACTGCAATTTTTGAAGAGACATCTTTCATATTTCAGTACTAACCCTCAGATAGTTGCGCCTATTATCGGAGTTATAAGCAGACTGGAGGAGGGGAATGATGCCGAAGAGAGTGGGGATTACATTGTGAAGATAAAAAAAAGTATGGCTGGTCCCTTTGCAGCAATTGGTGATGTATTTCTTGGGAAAGGGATGTGTCTTCTCGCATCCATTGCTGCTGTAATGGCTTCTCTCTCTCAGTTATTATCGGCTCCGCTAGTATTTATCGTTTTTTATGTTCCTCCACAGCTCTGGCTTAGGATTAAAGGTTTCATTGAGGGTTACCGTCAGGGGTTAAACATAATATCATTTTTTAATGCTCTTCGATTGGTATCTAAAGCTGGTCTACTACAGTTTGTGACTGTTGGTTTAATAGGAGTGACTTCCGTATTTTGGGCGGTAAACTCCTTGCATTACCTTTTTTGTCCTATTAATTTACTGGAAAGAGGAGTTTTCACGTGGGTTTTGGTAGTTCTGTGTTATCTACTTATTGAACGCGGTGTTTCTTTGGTTGCCATCGTGTATGTTTTTTGTTTACTGGCTTGTTTAATAATGTATGCTGTACATTGA
- a CDS encoding HPr family phosphocarrier protein — protein MLYIEKTFAVKNRFGIHARAAAKIAQTAEKFRSRIIVEYDGKEVNGKSLLDILTLACPFGGYMTIKIHGPDAEDAMSAIAKVFEERFGED, from the coding sequence ATGCTGTACATTGAAAAGACATTTGCTGTTAAGAACCGCTTTGGAATTCATGCGAGAGCAGCCGCAAAAATTGCGCAAACTGCGGAAAAATTCCGTTCCAGGATAATTGTAGAGTATGATGGAAAAGAGGTAAATGGTAAAAGCTTGCTTGATATTTTAACCCTTGCTTGTCCCTTTGGAGGTTATATGACGATAAAAATTCATGGCCCTGATGCAGAGGATGCCATGTCCGCGATTGCGAAAGTTTTTGAAGAACGTTTTGGAGAGGACTAG
- the ptsP gene encoding phosphoenolpyruvate--protein phosphotransferase, which translates to METVIIKGVGVSPGIVIGKAYVYDRLDAQISLYSLNGSEKRVYEEVRRLKKAIKDSELQLKELKKKFSASEGLKPLYIIDVHLMLLRDRSFIDAIVNFIREMGVNAEWAVRLALDKYREIFDRIDDEYIKERFNDVRYVGQMILRNLAGKGRSVKSQTGENIIVIATDLSPADTAQMMIDRVLGFATDMGSRTSHTAIVARSLEIPAVVGLEKVTRLVKTNDTVILDGSAGVLIINPDPEVLRRYEEKSRLYKESQKEFLKDAKLPAITKDGFRIAIGGNIEFIEEIPTAISYGAEGIGLYRTEFIYINRETLPTEEEHFSSYSRVVSAEGISWATIRTFDLGGDKFYSDPKLAKEMNPQMGLRAIRFCLKEVDLFKVQIRAILRASSLGKTRILFPMISSLEEIRQAKVILEEEYNNLVREGFKLGKDFEVGVMIEVPSAVVIADALAKEADFFSIGTNDLIQYTLAIDRINERVSYLYEPLHPAVIRLIKNVIDVAHDAGIKVAMCGEMAGDPLYVMVLLGLGLDELSMNPLAIPKIKSMVRKTTLEESRRLLKDILPMSSAKEIRQQVEKTMQEYFPDEFHVVD; encoded by the coding sequence ATGGAAACGGTAATTATTAAAGGTGTTGGTGTATCCCCGGGTATAGTTATCGGAAAAGCTTATGTATACGACCGTTTAGATGCGCAAATTTCTCTTTACAGTTTGAACGGTTCGGAAAAGCGCGTATACGAGGAGGTTAGACGTTTAAAAAAGGCGATAAAGGATTCGGAATTGCAACTAAAGGAACTTAAGAAAAAGTTCTCAGCGTCCGAGGGTTTAAAGCCACTTTATATAATCGATGTTCATCTGATGCTGTTAAGGGATCGTTCTTTTATCGATGCTATTGTTAACTTTATACGTGAAATGGGTGTTAACGCAGAATGGGCTGTAAGGTTAGCCCTTGATAAATACCGAGAAATCTTTGACCGGATCGATGATGAGTACATAAAAGAGAGATTCAATGACGTCCGTTATGTAGGGCAGATGATACTAAGGAATCTAGCAGGGAAGGGCCGATCGGTTAAATCTCAGACAGGAGAAAATATAATCGTGATAGCAACGGATCTTTCACCTGCTGATACGGCTCAGATGATGATCGATAGGGTTCTGGGTTTTGCCACTGATATGGGTAGTAGAACGTCTCATACAGCAATTGTTGCTCGTTCTCTTGAAATACCTGCTGTCGTGGGTCTTGAAAAAGTGACTCGTTTGGTGAAAACGAACGATACAGTTATTTTGGATGGTTCGGCTGGTGTGTTAATTATAAATCCTGATCCTGAAGTTCTCAGACGTTACGAGGAAAAAAGCAGGTTATATAAGGAATCTCAGAAGGAATTTCTAAAGGATGCGAAACTTCCGGCAATAACCAAAGATGGATTCAGAATTGCTATCGGAGGGAATATAGAGTTTATAGAAGAGATACCTACGGCAATTTCTTACGGTGCTGAAGGAATTGGATTGTACCGAACGGAATTCATATATATTAACCGTGAAACTCTCCCCACAGAGGAAGAACATTTCTCCAGTTATTCTCGTGTTGTAAGTGCAGAAGGAATTTCATGGGCTACAATACGCACGTTTGATTTAGGGGGTGACAAGTTTTATTCCGATCCGAAACTGGCAAAAGAAATGAACCCACAAATGGGGCTCAGAGCAATTCGTTTCTGTTTGAAAGAGGTTGACCTGTTTAAAGTTCAAATTAGAGCTATTCTTCGAGCGAGCTCGCTGGGTAAAACAAGGATACTTTTTCCTATGATATCAAGTCTTGAGGAAATAAGGCAAGCCAAAGTGATTCTTGAAGAAGAGTATAATAATTTAGTTCGGGAAGGTTTTAAACTGGGAAAGGATTTTGAAGTAGGTGTAATGATAGAAGTTCCATCGGCTGTGGTTATTGCTGATGCTCTGGCAAAAGAGGCGGATTTTTTCAGTATTGGGACAAATGACCTCATCCAGTACACTCTTGCAATTGATAGGATTAATGAGAGGGTAAGTTACCTTTACGAGCCCCTCCATCCTGCTGTTATACGTCTCATCAAAAATGTCATTGACGTTGCGCATGATGCAGGCATCAAGGTTGCCATGTGTGGAGAAATGGCCGGTGATCCTCTATACGTGATGGTACTGCTCGGGCTTGGCCTTGATGAACTCAGTATGAACCCTCTTGCTATTCCTAAAATTAAGTCAATGGTGCGGAAAACGACACTTGAGGAATCGCGCAGGCTTCTCAAAGATATACTTCCCATGTCATCTGCAAAAGAGATAAGACAACAAGTGGAAAAAACTATGCAAGAGTATTTTCCAGATGAATTCCATGTTGTCGATTAA
- a CDS encoding 1-acyl-sn-glycerol-3-phosphate acyltransferase produces MFFFFSRIKEWLKTSKENEPGNLYEKPGLLFRTFEKLLTNIPFDEESASSISKLGEGGVVVYALREPSQLNTMILYGICLKKGLPCPSYVPSVNLSLWQPFEKSLGFLLWHLYRLLRGRKEQNYSESVANRVYRGENLIIHVGESELIEDEKANMSIAGILSAQAKTGVSVFIVPIVIVYGRRKKMEEESILNILFGQTENTGIIRRLVTFLRYSGQVVIIPADPIDLRSFCMSHGHLTEDQLIKELRSEIIFRIDEERESVLGPTLKKRNEIIEMVLKDPQLQREMEDVAQSGSKRSLLSVKKEARKYLEEIVADYNGVYIELWYRVLKWLWNNIYDGLVVDSEGLVRVRNIAKKMPFVVVPCHRSHIDYLLLSYVFYEYNIQLPFIAAGINMKFGPFGHIFRQSGAFFIRRTFRGNRLYAAVFATYLKILVKEGLPFEFFIEGGRSRTGKMVMPKYGLLSMIISAFQEKVTDDLAIIPVYIGYDRVIEEKSYLQELGGLQKRSENTFDILKSTRILRKRFGSVYVNIGEPIFLKSYLANLDKSVAEMTTEERRRLYRKIGYEIAYSINRVSVVTPISMVSAALLSHDRRGISHNELMEIVNEFYEYLLYQRANLAATFAHREKAINRALDMFLSEGIISRLVYEGEEDEELKEIVYSIDDNKRMHIEYYKNNILHFFLPLSFVATSVVHHPEDVIDVSKIIQDYQFFKVLFWREFIFDDRRDTVDEVKEALSFLNSRGMLTLQSIRNGVRLEVKGRGRIHLRFFAGLIANYFESYWIVVRGCGYLRKSPRSERDWLRYLHKLGSLMFRKGEIKRAEALSQANFINAMAFLQMQGIITVQDDPDKRDKDARVYALQSTSRELEQLRSRIFHFM; encoded by the coding sequence ATGTTTTTCTTTTTTTCACGCATTAAAGAATGGCTGAAAACATCTAAGGAGAATGAACCTGGTAATCTTTACGAAAAACCAGGTTTACTGTTCAGGACATTTGAAAAATTGTTGACCAATATTCCTTTCGATGAAGAATCAGCCTCTTCAATTTCGAAGCTTGGCGAAGGTGGAGTAGTTGTATACGCATTGAGAGAACCCAGCCAGTTAAACACAATGATCCTTTACGGTATATGTTTGAAAAAGGGTTTACCCTGCCCCAGTTATGTTCCTTCTGTTAATCTCTCTCTTTGGCAACCTTTTGAAAAATCTTTGGGTTTTCTTTTATGGCATCTGTACAGACTTTTGAGGGGAAGAAAAGAACAAAACTATTCTGAGAGTGTTGCGAATAGAGTCTATCGCGGGGAAAATTTGATCATACATGTGGGTGAGTCAGAGTTAATTGAGGATGAGAAAGCTAATATGTCAATTGCCGGTATTCTAAGCGCTCAAGCAAAAACAGGTGTTTCGGTTTTCATAGTGCCTATTGTGATTGTTTATGGTCGAAGAAAGAAGATGGAAGAGGAAAGCATATTGAATATTCTTTTCGGACAGACTGAAAATACTGGGATAATTAGGAGGTTGGTAACTTTCCTGAGGTATTCCGGTCAGGTTGTTATTATACCTGCGGATCCTATTGATCTTAGATCCTTTTGCATGTCTCATGGACATCTAACCGAAGATCAACTTATCAAAGAATTGCGGAGCGAGATAATTTTCCGCATTGATGAAGAACGGGAAAGTGTTTTGGGACCTACACTCAAAAAGCGGAACGAGATTATAGAGATGGTTTTGAAGGATCCTCAGCTCCAGCGGGAAATGGAGGATGTTGCTCAGTCGGGAAGCAAAAGGAGTCTCCTCTCAGTTAAGAAAGAAGCTAGAAAGTATCTAGAAGAAATTGTTGCGGATTATAATGGTGTGTACATCGAGCTGTGGTATAGGGTTCTCAAATGGTTATGGAATAATATATACGATGGTTTGGTTGTGGATTCAGAGGGTTTGGTAAGAGTCAGAAATATAGCTAAAAAAATGCCTTTCGTGGTTGTTCCCTGTCATCGCAGTCACATAGATTATCTTCTACTTTCGTATGTATTTTACGAATACAATATACAGCTTCCCTTCATTGCGGCGGGGATAAATATGAAATTTGGACCTTTTGGTCATATATTCCGCCAATCTGGAGCCTTTTTTATTCGTCGGACATTCAGGGGAAACAGACTTTACGCCGCTGTGTTCGCCACCTACCTGAAGATTCTTGTAAAGGAGGGTTTGCCTTTTGAATTCTTCATAGAGGGTGGAAGGAGCAGAACGGGTAAAATGGTTATGCCGAAGTATGGTTTGCTTTCAATGATCATATCTGCTTTTCAGGAAAAGGTGACGGATGATCTCGCGATAATACCTGTGTACATCGGCTATGATCGTGTCATAGAGGAGAAATCGTATTTACAGGAGCTAGGGGGTCTTCAGAAGAGAAGTGAAAATACATTCGATATTTTAAAAAGTACGCGTATATTGCGCAAGCGGTTCGGCAGTGTTTACGTTAACATTGGTGAACCTATTTTTTTGAAATCTTACCTGGCCAACCTCGATAAGTCTGTGGCCGAGATGACCACCGAGGAGAGACGCAGGCTTTATCGGAAGATAGGTTATGAAATAGCCTATTCGATTAACCGAGTTTCAGTGGTAACGCCTATTTCCATGGTTTCGGCGGCCCTTTTAAGTCACGATCGTAGGGGTATTAGCCATAATGAATTGATGGAAATCGTAAATGAGTTTTACGAGTACTTGCTGTACCAGAGGGCAAACCTTGCTGCTACCTTTGCTCACCGTGAAAAAGCCATTAATCGGGCGTTGGACATGTTTCTAAGTGAGGGTATTATATCTCGTCTCGTCTATGAGGGAGAAGAAGACGAAGAGCTGAAAGAAATCGTCTATTCTATTGATGACAATAAGAGGATGCACATAGAATACTATAAAAACAACATACTTCACTTTTTTCTGCCGCTGAGTTTTGTTGCCACCTCAGTGGTTCATCACCCAGAAGATGTAATAGATGTTAGTAAAATTATACAGGATTATCAGTTTTTCAAGGTTCTGTTTTGGCGGGAGTTTATATTTGATGACCGACGGGATACGGTTGATGAAGTCAAAGAGGCTTTATCCTTTCTGAATAGCCGGGGGATGTTGACTTTGCAGTCCATAAGGAATGGGGTTCGGTTGGAGGTCAAAGGGCGTGGCCGGATTCACCTTAGGTTTTTCGCGGGATTGATAGCTAACTATTTTGAATCTTACTGGATTGTCGTTAGAGGATGTGGATATTTAAGAAAAAGTCCCCGATCTGAAAGGGATTGGTTAAGGTATCTCCATAAATTAGGTTCACTTATGTTCCGTAAAGGTGAGATAAAGCGTGCTGAAGCTCTTTCTCAGGCAAATTTTATAAACGCGATGGCTTTCCTGCAGATGCAGGGAATAATTACTGTCCAGGATGATCCAGACAAGAGAGATAAAGATGCTCGTGTCTATGCTTTGCAATCCACGTCAAGAGAATTGGAGCAGTTAAGAAGCCGCATTTTCCACTTTATGTAA